Proteins found in one Rhodobacter capsulatus SB 1003 genomic segment:
- a CDS encoding acyl-CoA dehydrogenase family protein, whose amino-acid sequence MVAGSMRFDLGEDIAALRDMVQAWARDRLAPMAAAVDRDNLFPNELWAEMGALGLLGITVPEEYGGAGMGYLAHVVATEEIARVSASISLSYGAHSNLCVNQLKLNGTAEQKRKYLPDLVSGARIGALAMSESGAGSDVVGMKLRAERRGDVYVLNGHKYWITNGCDADTLVVYAKTDPAAGSKGITAFIVERGMKGFSSSAHFDKLGMRGSNTAQLFFDDCEVPAENVLGLEGKGVRVLMSGLDYERVVLSGIGTGILMACLDEVLPYARTREQFGQPIGSFQLMQAKIADMYVAANTARAYTYEVAKACDRGEVTRQDAAATVLYASEQAMVQAHQAVQALGGAGFLNDSTVSRLFRDAKLMEIGAGTSEIRRMLIGRELMEKS is encoded by the coding sequence ATGGTCGCGGGCTCGATGCGGTTCGATCTGGGGGAGGACATCGCTGCGCTGCGCGACATGGTGCAGGCCTGGGCGCGGGACCGGCTGGCGCCGATGGCGGCGGCGGTCGACCGCGACAACCTGTTCCCGAACGAGTTGTGGGCCGAGATGGGGGCGCTTGGCCTTTTGGGCATCACCGTGCCCGAGGAATACGGCGGCGCGGGGATGGGCTATCTGGCCCATGTGGTGGCGACCGAGGAGATCGCCCGGGTTTCGGCCTCGATTTCGCTCTCCTACGGGGCGCATTCGAACCTTTGCGTCAACCAGCTGAAGCTGAACGGCACGGCGGAACAGAAACGCAAATACCTGCCCGATCTGGTCTCTGGGGCCAGGATCGGCGCTTTGGCGATGAGTGAATCGGGGGCGGGCTCCGATGTCGTCGGCATGAAGCTGCGGGCGGAACGGCGCGGCGACGTTTACGTGCTCAACGGGCACAAATACTGGATCACCAATGGCTGCGATGCCGATACTTTGGTGGTCTATGCGAAAACCGATCCGGCCGCGGGCTCAAAGGGCATCACCGCCTTCATCGTCGAGCGGGGGATGAAGGGGTTTTCGAGCTCGGCGCATTTCGACAAGCTCGGCATGCGCGGCTCGAACACGGCGCAGCTGTTCTTTGACGATTGCGAGGTGCCCGCGGAAAACGTGCTGGGCCTTGAGGGCAAGGGCGTGCGGGTGCTGATGTCGGGGCTCGATTACGAACGCGTGGTGCTTTCTGGGATCGGGACCGGCATCCTGATGGCCTGTCTGGACGAGGTCTTGCCCTATGCCCGGACGCGCGAGCAGTTCGGCCAGCCGATCGGGAGCTTCCAGCTGATGCAGGCGAAGATCGCCGACATGTATGTCGCGGCGAATACCGCGCGCGCCTATACCTACGAGGTGGCCAAGGCCTGCGATCGCGGCGAGGTCACGCGTCAGGATGCCGCCGCGACGGTGCTTTATGCCTCGGAACAGGCGATGGTGCAGGCGCATCAGGCGGTTCAGGCGCTGGGCGGGGCCGGTTTCCTCAATGACTCGACCGTGTCGCGGCTCTTCCGCGATGCCAAGCTGATGGAAATCGGCGCTGGCACCAGCGAAATCCGGCGTATGCTGATCGGACGTGAACTGATGGAGAAATCATGA
- a CDS encoding lysozyme inhibitor LprI family protein has protein sequence MMRSEPIVFALAFALSAPLGLAPLGARAQDLPPAATADIPEAVKECFADYDPRAGGPSCLGQAAQGCTAAATDTTRDTIACIEAETAAWDGLLNAEYKARRAEMTAPGLAERLQNAQRAWIAYRDAECGLESARWGDATLAGVVGANCRMEMTATRASELRDKKADP, from the coding sequence ATGATGCGTTCCGAACCGATTGTCTTTGCCCTTGCTTTTGCCCTTTCCGCGCCGCTTGGTCTGGCGCCCCTTGGCGCGCGCGCGCAGGATCTGCCGCCCGCGGCCACGGCCGACATTCCCGAGGCGGTGAAAGAGTGTTTTGCCGATTACGACCCGCGCGCCGGGGGGCCAAGCTGCCTTGGTCAGGCCGCGCAGGGCTGCACCGCCGCCGCCACCGACACGACGCGTGACACCATCGCCTGCATCGAGGCCGAGACCGCCGCCTGGGACGGGCTTCTGAACGCCGAATACAAGGCCCGCCGGGCCGAGATGACCGCGCCGGGCCTGGCCGAGCGGTTGCAGAATGCCCAACGCGCCTGGATCGCCTATCGCGACGCCGAATGCGGGCTCGAGTCGGCGCGCTGGGGCGATGCCACACTTGCGGGCGTGGTCGGGGCGAATTGCCGGATGGAGATGACCGCCACCCGCGCGTCGGAACTGCGTGACAAGAAGGCTGATCCATGA
- a CDS encoding carboxyl transferase domain-containing protein, whose amino-acid sequence MKLTSSVLSGSDSFRANRAAHLALLDTVRAAAAQAAAGGGLDATKRHTARGKMAPRERVAALLDPGSPFLEIGATAAHGMYHGAAPCAGVIAGIGRVMGQEVMVVANDATVKGGTYYPMTVKKHLRAQEIAEDCALPCVYLVDSGGANLPNQDEVFPDRDHFGRIFYNQARMSAKGIPQIAVVMGSCTAGGAYVPAMSDVTIIVKDQGTIFLAGPPLVKAATGEVVSAEDLGGGDVHTRLSGVADYLAEDDAHALALARRAVSHLNRAKPATVQWQAPEDPAYDPEEILGIVPADLRTPYDIREVIARVVDGSRFDEFKPRFGETIVTGFAHVQGCPVGLIANNGVIFSEAAQKAAHFVELCSMRNIPLVFLQNVTGFMVGRKYENEGIARHGAKMVTAVATTNVPKITLLVGGSFGAGNYGMAGRAYSPRFLWTWPNSRISVMGGEQAAGVLATVKREGIERKGATWSPEEEAEFKRPTLEMFERQSQPLYASARLWDDGIIDPRKTREVLALSLSASLCAPIEPTRFGIFRM is encoded by the coding sequence ATGAAGCTGACCTCCTCTGTTCTGTCCGGTTCGGACAGCTTCCGCGCCAATCGCGCGGCGCATCTGGCGCTATTGGACACTGTGCGCGCGGCCGCCGCCCAGGCGGCCGCAGGCGGCGGGCTTGACGCCACGAAACGTCACACCGCCCGCGGCAAGATGGCGCCGCGGGAGCGGGTGGCGGCGCTTCTGGACCCCGGCAGCCCGTTTCTGGAAATCGGCGCCACCGCCGCGCATGGGATGTATCACGGCGCCGCCCCTTGCGCCGGGGTGATCGCGGGCATCGGGCGCGTGATGGGCCAGGAGGTCATGGTGGTGGCAAACGACGCCACCGTGAAGGGCGGCACCTATTACCCGATGACGGTGAAAAAGCACCTGCGCGCGCAGGAGATCGCCGAGGATTGCGCGCTGCCCTGCGTCTATCTGGTGGACAGTGGCGGCGCCAACCTGCCCAATCAGGACGAGGTCTTCCCCGACCGCGATCATTTCGGCCGCATCTTCTACAATCAGGCGCGGATGTCGGCCAAGGGCATTCCGCAGATCGCGGTGGTGATGGGGTCCTGCACCGCGGGCGGCGCCTATGTGCCCGCGATGTCGGATGTGACGATCATCGTCAAGGATCAGGGCACGATCTTTCTGGCGGGTCCGCCCTTGGTGAAGGCGGCCACCGGAGAGGTCGTCTCGGCCGAGGATCTGGGCGGCGGCGACGTGCACACCCGGCTTTCCGGCGTGGCCGATTATCTGGCCGAGGATGACGCCCATGCCCTGGCGCTGGCCCGCCGTGCCGTGAGCCACCTCAACCGCGCCAAGCCCGCGACGGTGCAGTGGCAGGCGCCCGAAGACCCGGCTTACGACCCCGAAGAGATCCTCGGCATCGTCCCCGCCGACCTGCGCACGCCTTACGACATCCGCGAGGTGATCGCCCGGGTGGTCGACGGCTCGCGGTTTGACGAATTCAAGCCGCGCTTCGGCGAAACCATCGTCACCGGTTTCGCCCATGTGCAGGGCTGCCCCGTCGGCCTCATCGCCAACAACGGGGTGATCTTCTCGGAGGCCGCGCAAAAGGCCGCGCATTTCGTCGAGCTTTGCTCGATGCGCAACATCCCCTTGGTTTTCCTGCAAAATGTGACCGGCTTCATGGTCGGGCGCAAATATGAAAACGAGGGCATCGCCCGGCATGGGGCGAAGATGGTGACGGCCGTCGCCACGACGAACGTGCCGAAGATCACGCTGCTGGTGGGCGGCTCGTTCGGGGCGGGCAATTACGGCATGGCGGGCCGGGCCTATTCGCCCCGGTTCCTGTGGACCTGGCCCAACTCCCGCATCTCGGTGATGGGCGGCGAACAGGCGGCGGGGGTGCTTGCCACGGTCAAGCGCGAGGGGATCGAGCGCAAGGGCGCCACCTGGTCGCCCGAGGAAGAGGCCGAATTCAAACGCCCCACGCTCGAGATGTTCGAACGCCAAAGCCAGCCGCTCTACGCCTCGGCGCGGCTTTGGGACGACGGCATCATCGATCCGCGCAAGACCCGCGAGGTGCTGGCGCTCAGCCTCTCCGCCAGCCTCTGCGCGCCGATTGAGCCCACCCGCTTCGGGATCTTCCGGATGTGA
- a CDS encoding acetyl-CoA carboxylase biotin carboxylase subunit translates to MFQKILIANRAEIACRVIDTARRLGVATVAVYSDADAGARHVAMADQAVHIGGPRPADSYLRGDAIIAAALSTGAQAIHPGYGFLSENPDFVDAVQAAGLVFIGPSGDAIRAMGLKDAAKALMARAGVPVVPGYHGDNQDPEHLAGAAEALGYPVLIKAVAGGGGKGMRRVDRAADFAAALSGAQGEAQTAFGNPSVLIEKYVEKPRHIEVQIFGDGTRAVHLFERDCSLQRRHQKVIEEAPAPGMTEEMRAAMGQAAVRAAEAIGYSGAGTVEFITDASDGLRPDRFWFMEMNTRLQVEHPVTEAITGVDLVEWQLRVASGEPLPARQEDLQISGHAFEARLYAEDVPAGFLPATGTLKHLRFPPGLRVETGVRPGDTISPWYDPMIAKVISHGPTRAAALNALARGLTGTQVAGTVTNLGFLARVARHPGFGAGDVDTGLIARDLQVLTDPQPVPPAARALAVIAAAGLHEATGTGFSLWAPLRRPVPFEEPAQLQVTGPNRITVEIGGQMHDCARHPDGWWVDGAKTGAQIHVAADEITVFLQGAHRFARPDPLARESRGSASGLTLAPMPGLVKAVFVAPGAQVAAGDRLAVLEAMKMEHTLCAARAGLVAEVLAGAGDQVEAGAALIRLAEEEAA, encoded by the coding sequence ATGTTTCAAAAGATCCTGATCGCCAACAGGGCCGAGATCGCCTGTCGGGTGATCGACACCGCCCGCCGTCTGGGCGTCGCCACGGTCGCGGTCTATTCCGATGCCGATGCGGGGGCGCGGCACGTCGCGATGGCCGATCAGGCCGTGCATATCGGCGGCCCGCGCCCGGCCGACAGCTACCTGCGCGGCGATGCGATCATCGCGGCCGCGCTCTCCACGGGGGCGCAGGCAATCCATCCGGGCTACGGCTTTCTGTCCGAAAACCCCGATTTCGTCGATGCCGTTCAGGCGGCGGGATTGGTCTTCATCGGTCCTTCGGGCGATGCGATCCGGGCGATGGGGCTCAAGGATGCGGCGAAGGCGCTGATGGCGCGGGCGGGCGTGCCCGTCGTGCCGGGCTATCACGGCGACAATCAGGACCCGGAGCATCTGGCGGGCGCGGCCGAGGCGCTGGGGTATCCCGTTCTGATCAAGGCGGTGGCGGGCGGCGGCGGCAAGGGCATGCGCCGGGTGGACCGCGCCGCAGATTTCGCGGCGGCGCTCTCCGGCGCGCAGGGCGAGGCGCAGACGGCCTTTGGCAACCCTTCCGTCCTGATCGAAAAATACGTCGAAAAGCCCCGCCATATCGAGGTACAGATCTTTGGTGACGGCACCCGCGCCGTGCATCTTTTTGAGCGCGACTGTTCGCTGCAACGCCGCCATCAGAAGGTGATCGAGGAAGCCCCGGCGCCCGGCATGACCGAGGAGATGCGCGCCGCCATGGGCCAGGCCGCCGTCCGCGCCGCCGAGGCGATCGGCTACAGCGGCGCGGGCACGGTCGAATTCATCACCGATGCCTCGGACGGGCTGCGGCCCGACCGGTTCTGGTTCATGGAGATGAACACCCGCCTGCAGGTCGAACATCCGGTGACCGAGGCGATCACCGGCGTCGATCTGGTGGAATGGCAGCTGCGCGTCGCCTCGGGCGAGCCCTTGCCCGCCCGGCAGGAGGATCTGCAGATCAGCGGCCATGCGTTTGAAGCGCGCCTTTATGCCGAGGATGTGCCCGCAGGCTTCCTGCCCGCCACCGGCACGCTGAAGCATCTGCGCTTTCCGCCCGGGCTGCGCGTGGAAACCGGGGTGCGGCCCGGGGACACGATCAGCCCCTGGTATGATCCGATGATCGCCAAGGTGATCAGCCACGGCCCGACGCGCGCCGCGGCGCTGAATGCGCTGGCGCGCGGGCTGACGGGAACGCAGGTGGCGGGCACGGTGACGAACCTTGGCTTTCTGGCCCGTGTTGCCCGCCATCCGGGTTTTGGCGCGGGCGATGTCGACACCGGGCTGATCGCCCGCGATCTGCAGGTGCTGACCGACCCGCAGCCGGTGCCGCCCGCCGCGCGCGCGCTGGCCGTGATCGCCGCCGCCGGGCTGCACGAGGCCACCGGCACCGGCTTCAGCCTTTGGGCGCCCCTGCGCCGCCCGGTGCCCTTCGAGGAGCCCGCGCAGCTGCAGGTCACCGGCCCGAACCGGATCACCGTCGAGATCGGCGGGCAGATGCACGATTGCGCGCGGCACCCGGACGGCTGGTGGGTCGATGGCGCCAAGACCGGGGCGCAGATCCATGTTGCCGCCGACGAGATCACCGTCTTTTTGCAGGGCGCGCATCGCTTTGCCCGCCCCGATCCGCTGGCCCGCGAAAGCCGCGGCTCCGCCTCGGGCCTCACGCTTGCGCCGATGCCCGGTCTGGTGAAAGCTGTCTTCGTCGCGCCCGGGGCGCAGGTGGCGGCGGGCGACCGGCTGGCCGTGCTGGAAGCGATGAAGATGGAACATACGCTTTGCGCGGCGCGGGCGGGCCTTGTGGCCGAGGTGCTGGCGGGCGCGGGCGATCAGGTGGAGGCCGGGGCGGCGCTGATCCGTCTGGCCGAGGAGGAAGCGGCATGA
- a CDS encoding glutathione S-transferase family protein, translating to MTILHHIPGSRSHRVLWLLEELGEEAEIRVWSLTDGSLRSPEFRALSPAGRVPALEIDGRVIFESGAITQYLTETRGRLAPMPGDPERGAFLEWVHFAETQGNILQALNIHHIFLRPESARSLPLMRLDTKRLEITLHALEARLSGRDWILGPFSAADCMFGFNMDAMFRFVARARFPAIADWIARAQARPAHQRAVERGGATIYARDFYELPDG from the coding sequence ATGACGATTCTGCATCACATCCCGGGCTCGCGTTCGCATCGGGTGCTGTGGCTTTTGGAAGAGCTGGGCGAGGAGGCCGAGATCCGGGTCTGGTCGCTGACCGACGGCAGCCTGCGCAGCCCCGAATTCCGGGCGCTCTCCCCGGCGGGCCGGGTGCCCGCGCTGGAGATCGACGGAAGGGTGATCTTTGAATCCGGCGCCATCACGCAATATCTGACCGAGACCCGCGGGCGGCTGGCGCCGATGCCGGGCGACCCCGAGCGCGGCGCCTTCCTCGAATGGGTGCATTTCGCCGAAACCCAGGGCAACATCCTGCAGGCGCTGAACATTCATCACATCTTCCTGCGTCCCGAAAGCGCCCGCTCGCTGCCCTTGATGCGGCTCGACACGAAGCGGCTCGAAATCACCCTGCATGCGCTTGAGGCCCGGCTGAGCGGGCGGGACTGGATCCTGGGGCCGTTCTCGGCCGCCGATTGCATGTTCGGCTTCAACATGGATGCGATGTTCCGCTTCGTCGCGCGCGCGCGCTTCCCCGCCATCGCCGACTGGATCGCCCGGGCGCAGGCCCGGCCCGCGCATCAGCGCGCCGTCGAACGCGGGGGGGCCACGATCTATGCCCGCGATTTCTACGAGCTGCCCGATGGCTGA
- a CDS encoding hydroxymethylglutaryl-CoA lyase: MAERVEIVEMAPRDGLQNEAGFIATPAKIALVDALSQVGFPRIEVASFVSPKWVPQMADGAAVLAGIARRPGTRYAALTPNLQGFQAALAAGVDEVAIFASASEGFSRANLNCTIAESLARFAPVLQAAQAGLVPVRGYVSMVTDCPFDGPIAPAQVARVVAALRDLGCYEVSLGDTVGQGDPERVTAMLRAVLNEMPPERLAGHFHDTAGRALENVEAGLALGLRVFDAAAGGLGGCPYAPGAAGNVATEKLAARLMALGYDTGLDPAALARAAARARRMKGGQDV; the protein is encoded by the coding sequence ATGGCTGAGCGCGTCGAGATCGTCGAGATGGCGCCGCGCGACGGGCTGCAGAACGAGGCCGGTTTCATCGCCACCCCCGCCAAGATCGCGCTGGTCGATGCGCTTTCGCAGGTGGGCTTTCCGCGCATCGAGGTGGCCTCTTTCGTCAGCCCGAAATGGGTGCCGCAGATGGCCGATGGCGCCGCCGTGCTGGCGGGGATCGCGCGGCGTCCGGGCACGCGCTATGCGGCGCTGACGCCCAATCTGCAGGGCTTTCAGGCGGCACTCGCGGCGGGGGTGGACGAGGTGGCGATCTTCGCCTCGGCCTCCGAGGGGTTTTCGCGCGCCAATCTGAATTGCACCATCGCCGAAAGTCTGGCCCGCTTCGCCCCGGTGCTGCAGGCGGCGCAGGCCGGGCTGGTGCCGGTGCGGGGCTATGTCTCGATGGTCACCGATTGCCCCTTTGACGGGCCGATTGCGCCCGCGCAGGTGGCGCGGGTGGTGGCGGCCTTGCGCGATCTGGGCTGCTACGAGGTCAGTCTGGGCGACACGGTCGGGCAGGGGGACCCCGAGCGGGTGACGGCGATGCTGCGCGCGGTCCTGAACGAGATGCCGCCCGAGCGGCTGGCCGGGCATTTTCACGACACCGCCGGGCGGGCGCTGGAGAATGTCGAAGCCGGTCTGGCGCTGGGCCTGCGGGTTTTCGACGCCGCGGCGGGGGGCTTGGGCGGCTGTCCCTATGCGCCCGGGGCGGCGGGGAATGTGGCGACGGAAAAGCTCGCCGCGCGGCTGATGGCGCTGGGCTATGACACCGGGCTGGACCCGGCGGCGCTGGCGCGGGCGGCGGCGCGCGCGCGCAGGATGAAGGGGGGACAGGATGTTTGA
- a CDS encoding crotonase/enoyl-CoA hydratase family protein → MFETIRIETDPRGVAWLWLARAAKHNALDAPMIAELTRAIRDLGADPAVRVVVLAAEGASFCAGGDLRWMQANITASPEDRAASARTLAAMLAALNDCPKPVIGRIHGNAFGGGIGMISVCDVALAVPEARFGLTETKLGLTPATISPYVIARMSPAKARAVFMSSRLFSAQEAVGLNLLSRVVPAPDLDAAIAAEVAPYLACAPGAVAEAKALVRSLTPGLDSAAQERTIAALVARWESAEAQEGLAAFFERRAPHWLVN, encoded by the coding sequence ATGTTTGAGACGATCCGGATCGAGACCGATCCCCGCGGCGTGGCGTGGCTGTGGCTGGCGCGCGCGGCCAAGCACAATGCGCTGGATGCGCCGATGATTGCCGAACTCACCCGCGCCATCAGGGACTTGGGCGCCGATCCCGCGGTGCGGGTGGTCGTGCTGGCGGCCGAGGGGGCAAGCTTTTGCGCGGGCGGCGATCTGCGCTGGATGCAGGCCAATATCACCGCCTCGCCCGAGGACCGCGCGGCCAGTGCCCGGACCTTGGCCGCGATGCTGGCCGCGCTGAACGACTGCCCGAAGCCCGTCATCGGGCGCATCCACGGCAATGCCTTTGGCGGCGGCATCGGCATGATCTCGGTCTGCGATGTCGCGCTTGCCGTGCCCGAGGCGCGGTTCGGCCTGACCGAGACGAAGCTTGGCCTGACGCCTGCCACCATTTCCCCCTATGTCATCGCCCGGATGAGCCCGGCCAAGGCGCGGGCGGTCTTCATGTCCTCGCGGCTGTTTTCGGCGCAAGAAGCGGTGGGGCTGAACCTGCTTTCCCGGGTGGTTCCGGCGCCCGATCTCGATGCCGCGATCGCGGCCGAGGTCGCCCCCTATCTGGCCTGCGCACCGGGCGCCGTGGCCGAGGCGAAGGCGCTGGTGCGCAGCCTGACGCCGGGGCTCGACTCGGCCGCACAGGAGCGCACGATCGCCGCCCTAGTTGCCCGGTGGGAAAGCGCCGAGGCGCAGGAGGGTCTGGCGGCCTTCTTTGAGCGGCGGGCGCCTCACTGGCTTGTGAACTGA
- a CDS encoding NADH-quinone oxidoreductase subunit A, giving the protein MLREYLPILVLLAMAIGLALILIPPAAIIAYRNPDPEKVSAYECGFNAFDDARMKFDVRFYLVSILFIISDLEVAFLFPWAVAFGDMSMTAFWSMMVFLSVLTVGFAYEWKKGALEWA; this is encoded by the coding sequence ATGTTGCGGGAATATCTTCCCATACTCGTCCTTCTGGCCATGGCGATCGGGCTTGCACTGATCCTGATACCCCCCGCCGCGATCATCGCCTATCGCAATCCCGACCCGGAAAAGGTGTCCGCCTATGAATGCGGCTTCAACGCCTTTGACGACGCGCGAATGAAGTTCGACGTGCGCTTTTATCTGGTGTCGATCCTGTTCATCATCTCCGATCTGGAAGTGGCGTTCCTGTTCCCCTGGGCGGTGGCCTTTGGCGACATGTCGATGACCGCCTTCTGGTCGATGATGGTGTTCCTCTCGGTGCTGACCGTCGGCTTTGCCTATGAATGGAAGAAGGGGGCGCTGGAATGGGCGTGA
- a CDS encoding NuoB/complex I 20 kDa subunit family protein: MGVMTGSNTAAVDMDVAAAALNRDLQDKGFLLTTAEDIINWARNGSLHWMTFGLACCAVEMMHTAMPRYDVERYGFAPRASPRQSDVMIVAGTLTNKMAPALRKVYDQMPEPRYVISMGSCANGGGYYHYSYSVVRGCDRIVPVDIYVPGCPPSAEALMYGILQLQRKIRRTGTLVR, from the coding sequence ATGGGCGTGATGACCGGCTCCAACACCGCCGCCGTCGACATGGACGTGGCTGCCGCGGCGCTCAACCGCGACCTTCAGGACAAGGGCTTCCTGCTGACCACCGCGGAAGACATCATCAACTGGGCGCGCAACGGCTCGCTGCACTGGATGACCTTCGGTCTGGCCTGCTGCGCGGTCGAGATGATGCACACCGCGATGCCGCGCTATGACGTCGAACGCTACGGCTTCGCGCCCCGCGCCTCGCCGCGTCAGTCGGACGTGATGATCGTCGCGGGCACGCTGACCAACAAGATGGCGCCCGCGCTGCGCAAGGTCTACGACCAGATGCCGGAACCGCGCTACGTGATCTCGATGGGCAGCTGCGCCAATGGCGGCGGCTATTATCACTACAGCTATTCGGTCGTGCGCGGCTGCGACCGCATCGTGCCGGTCGATATTTACGTGCCCGGCTGTCCGCCCTCGGCAGAGGCGCTGATGTATGGTATCTTGCAACTGCAGCGCAAGATCCGCCGCACCGGGACCCTGGTGCGCTGA
- a CDS encoding NADH-quinone oxidoreductase subunit C, producing MSEKLQDLAAHVAQQRPGDVISAEVVQGELTVTVKPEGIADFVRFLRDDAGCRFTTLVDLTAVDWPERVERFEMVWHFLSMWKNQRIRVKAGLAEDAMCPSIVEVYPAANWYEREVFDMFGILFSGHPDLRRLLTDYGFRGHPLRKDFPTTGYIELRYDEVQKRVVYEPVKLAQEYRQFDFLSPWEGAQSVLPGDEKRS from the coding sequence ATGAGCGAAAAGCTGCAAGACCTCGCGGCGCATGTCGCGCAACAGCGTCCGGGCGACGTGATTTCGGCCGAAGTGGTGCAGGGCGAGCTGACGGTGACCGTCAAGCCCGAGGGGATCGCCGATTTCGTGCGCTTCCTGCGCGATGATGCCGGGTGCCGCTTCACCACGCTGGTCGATCTGACCGCCGTCGACTGGCCCGAGCGGGTCGAGCGTTTCGAGATGGTCTGGCATTTCCTCTCGATGTGGAAGAACCAGCGCATCCGCGTCAAGGCCGGTCTGGCCGAAGACGCCATGTGCCCCTCGATCGTGGAGGTCTATCCGGCGGCGAACTGGTACGAGCGCGAAGTCTTCGACATGTTCGGCATCCTGTTCTCGGGCCACCCGGACCTGCGGCGGCTGCTGACCGACTACGGCTTCCGCGGCCATCCGCTGCGCAAGGATTTCCCGACGACGGGCTATATCGAGCTGCGCTACGACGAGGTGCAAAAGCGCGTCGTCTACGAGCCGGTGAAGCTGGCGCAGGAATACCGGCAATTCGATTTCCTCAGCCCGTGGGAAGGCGCGCAAAGCGTGCTTCCGGGCGACGAGAAGCGCAGCTGA
- a CDS encoding NADH-quinone oxidoreductase subunit D, translating into MDGDIRHNSYDDGSEDVLTGEQSIRNFNINFGPQHPAAHGVLRMVLELDGEIVERADPHIGLLHRGTEKLMESRTYLQNTPYFDRLDYVAPMNQEHAWCLAIEKLTGTAVPRRASIIRVLFSEIGRILNHLLNVTTQAMDVGALTPPLWGFEEREKLMIFYERACGARLHANYFRPGGVHQDLPPDLIDDIEIWAKAFPQVLDDIEGLLTENRIFKQRNADICIITEAEIEKWGYSGVMVRGSGLAWDLRRAQPYECYDEFDFKVAVGKNGDCYDRYLVRMAEMRESTKIILQACAKLRAPDGQGDILARGKLTPPKRAEMKTSMEALIHHFKLYTEGFKVPAGEVYAAVEAPKGEFGVYLVADGTNKPYRAKIRAPGYAHLQSIDAVAKGHQLADVSAIIGTMDVVFGEIDR; encoded by the coding sequence ATGGACGGCGACATCCGGCACAACAGCTACGACGACGGCTCGGAAGACGTGCTGACCGGCGAGCAGAGCATCCGCAACTTCAACATCAACTTCGGCCCGCAACACCCTGCGGCGCACGGGGTTTTGCGGATGGTGCTGGAACTTGACGGGGAAATCGTCGAACGCGCCGATCCGCATATCGGGCTGTTGCACCGCGGCACCGAGAAGCTGATGGAAAGCCGGACCTATCTGCAGAACACGCCCTATTTCGACCGGCTCGACTATGTGGCGCCGATGAACCAGGAACATGCCTGGTGCCTGGCGATCGAGAAGCTGACGGGGACCGCCGTGCCGCGCCGCGCCTCGATCATCCGGGTGCTGTTTTCGGAAATCGGCCGCATCCTGAACCACCTGCTGAACGTCACCACGCAGGCGATGGACGTCGGCGCGCTGACGCCGCCGCTCTGGGGCTTCGAGGAACGCGAAAAGCTGATGATCTTCTACGAACGGGCCTGTGGCGCGCGTCTGCACGCGAACTACTTCCGCCCGGGCGGGGTGCATCAGGATCTGCCGCCCGATCTGATCGACGATATCGAGATCTGGGCCAAGGCCTTCCCGCAGGTGCTCGACGACATCGAGGGCTTGCTGACCGAAAACCGGATCTTCAAGCAGCGCAACGCCGATATCTGCATCATCACCGAAGCCGAGATCGAGAAATGGGGCTATTCGGGCGTGATGGTCCGCGGCTCGGGCCTGGCCTGGGATTTGCGCCGTGCGCAACCCTATGAATGCTATGACGAATTCGACTTCAAAGTGGCCGTGGGCAAGAATGGCGACTGCTATGACCGCTATCTGGTCCGCATGGCCGAAATGCGCGAGTCGACCAAGATCATCCTGCAGGCCTGCGCGAAACTGCGCGCGCCGGACGGTCAGGGCGACATTCTTGCGCGCGGCAAGCTGACGCCGCCGAAACGGGCCGAGATGAAGACCTCGATGGAGGCGCTCATCCACCATTTCAAGCTTTACACCGAGGGCTTCAAGGTCCCCGCGGGCGAGGTCTATGCCGCGGTGGAGGCGCCCAAGGGCGAATTCGGCGTCTATCTGGTCGCCGATGGCACGAACAAACCCTATCGCGCCAAGATCCGCGCGCCGGGCTATGCGCATCTGCAATCGATCGATGCCGTCGCCAAGGGACACCAACTGGCGGATGTGTCCGCCATCATCGGCACGATGGATGTCGTGTTCGGGGAGATTGACCGCTGA